A genomic segment from Deinococcus humi encodes:
- a CDS encoding RNHCP domain-containing protein: protein MTDTAGRRFVVQGTNNSFVCQHCGIQVLPLTNGSVRNHCPACLHSLHVDVLPGDRASTCHGLLVPVGAEQSGKKGWIIVHQCARCGFTGRNRTALDDPRQPDDWDALIALTTRGR, encoded by the coding sequence GTGACTGACACGGCGGGCCGCCGCTTCGTCGTGCAGGGTACCAACAACTCCTTTGTGTGCCAGCACTGCGGCATACAGGTCCTGCCACTGACCAACGGCAGCGTCCGCAACCATTGCCCTGCGTGTCTGCACAGCCTGCATGTGGACGTCTTGCCCGGTGACCGCGCCAGCACCTGCCACGGTCTACTGGTGCCGGTAGGCGCAGAGCAGAGCGGAAAGAAAGGCTGGATCATCGTCCACCAGTGCGCCAGGTGTGGGTTCACGGGCCGTAACCGCACCGCCCTGGACGATCCACGGCAGCCGGACGACTGGGACGCGTTGATCGCGCTGACCACAAGAGGGCGGTAG
- a CDS encoding MBL fold metallo-hydrolase, with protein sequence MGSAVKGVQTIDLKFQNTPGVIASYLLDTGDGLAVVDTGPSSTLPALSARLEALGATLDDVRHLLLTHIHFDHAGAAGTILARVPGARAYVHERGAKHLASPERLVASATQIYGDAMDRLWGEMLPIPPEKLTVLAGGETLQIGNLAVDALYTPGHAVHHLAYHIGPDLFVGDVGGVRLDTRQTPRAPTPPPDINLEVWRQSVAALRERDAGTLHLAHFGSYPHEAAHWDGLLDKMELDARRIHAGMEAEQDFETISEAYTKVLMQELLAEGEDLPSRYDFACPPWMSVQGLMRYWQKKAVRPS encoded by the coding sequence ATGGGCAGCGCCGTGAAGGGCGTGCAGACGATCGACCTGAAGTTTCAGAACACTCCCGGCGTGATCGCCTCCTACCTTCTCGACACCGGGGATGGGCTGGCGGTGGTGGACACCGGGCCAAGCAGCACCCTGCCCGCGCTGAGCGCCCGCCTGGAGGCACTGGGCGCGACGCTGGACGACGTGCGCCATCTGCTGCTCACGCATATCCACTTTGACCATGCTGGGGCCGCCGGAACCATCCTCGCGCGGGTGCCGGGGGCGCGGGCCTACGTTCATGAGCGCGGCGCAAAACACCTGGCCAGCCCGGAACGCTTGGTGGCCAGTGCCACCCAGATCTACGGTGACGCGATGGATCGCCTGTGGGGCGAGATGCTGCCTATTCCACCTGAGAAACTGACCGTGCTGGCGGGCGGCGAAACACTTCAGATCGGCAACCTCGCCGTGGACGCCCTGTACACGCCGGGCCACGCGGTTCACCATCTGGCCTACCACATCGGGCCGGATCTGTTCGTGGGAGACGTGGGCGGAGTGCGTCTGGACACGCGCCAGACCCCGCGTGCGCCCACGCCGCCGCCGGATATCAATCTGGAAGTCTGGAGACAGAGCGTGGCGGCGTTGCGCGAACGGGACGCCGGGACCCTGCATCTGGCCCATTTCGGCAGCTATCCCCACGAGGCTGCCCACTGGGACGGGCTGCTGGACAAGATGGAGCTGGACGCGCGGCGGATCCACGCCGGAATGGAGGCGGAACAGGACTTTGAGACGATCTCTGAGGCGTATACCAAAGTGCTGATGCAGGAACTGCTGGCGGAAGGTGAGGATCTGCCCTCCCGCTACGATTTCGCCTGTCCGCCGTGGATGAGCGTGCAGGGCTTGATGCGCTACTGGCAGAAAAAAGCGGTGCGTCCGTCTTGA
- the purD gene encoding phosphoribosylamine--glycine ligase produces MNVLVIGSGGREHAIVHACARQGHTVLCTPGNPGIAQLARILDSPQDADTLAELAVREAADVVIVGPEAYLAAGVVDACTARGVPAFGPTRAASRLEGDKGWSKAFMHRHGIPTAQHATFTDLDEALAHLETLSAPIVIKDAALRAGKGVTIARSGAEAVAALHDIFSVPDACAVIEDFMTGQEVSVLALTDGERFALTPPSQDHKTIFEGDTGPMTGGMGVVCPFPLSDGDLAVIRERIIAPTLAGMRAEGLPFRGVLYAGLMLTPDGPRVVEFNARFGDPEAEAVLPLLGSDLAQHCLDAATGQLDPQTVHFGDEASAVIILAAPGYPGDPVRGVPLGLPSIGVGEVIYHAGTREVDGELQSSGGRVLAVTAVAPTLNTALARAYALADRVEFAGAQLRRDIGSRIGARAAEE; encoded by the coding sequence TTGAACGTCCTGGTCATTGGTAGCGGCGGGCGCGAACACGCCATCGTCCACGCCTGCGCTCGGCAGGGCCATACGGTGCTGTGTACTCCGGGCAATCCTGGCATCGCCCAGCTCGCCCGCATTCTGGACAGCCCCCAGGACGCCGATACGCTGGCCGAACTGGCCGTGCGCGAGGCGGCGGACGTGGTCATCGTTGGTCCAGAAGCCTATCTGGCGGCGGGCGTGGTGGATGCCTGTACGGCGCGCGGTGTTCCTGCCTTCGGCCCGACCCGGGCGGCCAGCCGCCTGGAAGGCGACAAGGGCTGGAGCAAGGCGTTCATGCACAGGCACGGCATCCCCACAGCGCAGCACGCCACTTTCACTGATCTGGACGAGGCGCTGGCGCACCTGGAAACCCTGTCTGCGCCCATCGTGATCAAGGACGCTGCATTACGGGCGGGCAAGGGCGTGACGATTGCCCGCAGCGGGGCCGAAGCTGTGGCTGCTCTGCACGACATCTTCAGCGTGCCGGATGCCTGCGCCGTCATCGAGGACTTCATGACCGGGCAGGAGGTGTCGGTGCTGGCCCTCACCGATGGCGAGCGCTTCGCCCTGACCCCGCCCAGCCAGGACCACAAGACCATCTTCGAGGGCGACACCGGTCCCATGACCGGCGGCATGGGTGTGGTATGCCCCTTTCCGCTGTCGGACGGCGATCTGGCGGTCATCCGTGAGCGCATCATCGCCCCCACCCTGGCCGGAATGCGGGCCGAGGGCCTGCCTTTTAGGGGTGTGCTGTACGCCGGGCTGATGCTGACGCCGGACGGCCCCAGGGTGGTGGAGTTCAACGCCCGCTTCGGTGACCCCGAGGCCGAGGCTGTGCTGCCGCTGCTCGGCAGTGACCTTGCGCAGCACTGCCTGGACGCGGCGACCGGACAACTCGACCCGCAGACCGTCCACTTTGGCGACGAGGCCAGCGCGGTCATCATCCTGGCGGCTCCCGGCTACCCTGGCGATCCGGTGCGCGGCGTGCCGCTGGGCCTGCCCAGTATCGGCGTGGGAGAGGTGATCTACCACGCCGGAACCCGTGAAGTGGATGGAGAGCTGCAGAGCAGTGGCGGGCGGGTACTGGCCGTGACCGCTGTCGCTCCGACGCTGAACACCGCTCTGGCGCGCGCCTACGCGCTGGCGGACCGGGTGGAATTTGCGGGCGCGCAGCTGCGGCGCGACATCGGTTCCCGAATTGGGGCGCGTGCGGCAGAAGAATAG
- the rimO gene encoding 30S ribosomal protein S12 methylthiotransferase RimO, which yields MTQMIDSPATVNKQERPTRKVGFISLGCPKALVDSERILTQLRVEGYEVSPSYEGADAVVVNTCGFITPAVEESLSAIGEALDATGRVIVTGCLGERPEKILERHPKVAAITGSEAVDDVMMHVRELLPIETDEFTGVLPVAAPGMRPERELARHGDVFAPTIKLTPRHYAYVKIAEGCNHTCAFCIIPKLRGLQVSRDAGAVLYEAFRLIAGGTKELMVISQDTSAYGVDLRYRESEFQGEQVRAHLTDLAVKLGEMGAWVRMHYVYPYPHVDRIVELMAQGKILPYLDVPLQHASPRILKLMRRPGAGKQLDTIRRWRTICPELTIRSTFIVGFPGETEEEFQELLTFLEDARLDRVGAFAYSDVEEADANALPDPVPDDVKQDRLARFMEVAQRISTERLAEKVGRVMDVIIDEFNDDEDDAPGTRLIGRTKGDAPGIDGQVYLFAGDFAGQIKIGDIVRVRIEDSDEYDLFGEVVERPEWKPNVPQLGHFGGHH from the coding sequence ATGACGCAAATGATCGATTCACCTGCGACGGTGAACAAGCAGGAACGGCCCACCCGTAAGGTCGGCTTTATCAGCCTGGGCTGCCCCAAGGCACTGGTGGACAGCGAGCGTATCCTGACCCAGCTGCGCGTGGAGGGCTATGAGGTGTCCCCCAGCTACGAGGGCGCGGACGCTGTGGTGGTCAACACCTGCGGCTTCATCACGCCCGCCGTGGAGGAGTCCCTGAGCGCCATCGGTGAGGCGCTGGACGCCACGGGCCGCGTGATCGTCACCGGTTGCCTGGGAGAGCGCCCCGAGAAGATCCTGGAGCGTCACCCCAAAGTCGCCGCCATCACCGGCAGCGAGGCCGTGGACGACGTGATGATGCACGTGCGCGAGCTGCTTCCCATCGAGACGGACGAGTTTACTGGCGTCCTGCCTGTCGCTGCTCCCGGAATGCGTCCTGAGCGCGAGCTGGCCAGACACGGCGACGTGTTCGCGCCCACCATCAAGCTGACGCCCCGGCACTACGCCTACGTCAAGATCGCCGAGGGCTGTAACCACACCTGCGCGTTTTGCATCATTCCCAAGCTGCGCGGCCTGCAGGTGTCACGCGACGCTGGCGCGGTGCTGTACGAGGCCTTCCGGTTGATCGCGGGCGGCACCAAGGAACTGATGGTGATCTCGCAGGACACCTCCGCCTACGGGGTGGACCTGCGCTACCGCGAGTCCGAGTTTCAGGGCGAACAGGTCCGCGCCCACCTGACCGATCTGGCCGTCAAGCTGGGGGAAATGGGCGCGTGGGTGCGCATGCACTACGTCTACCCGTACCCGCACGTGGACAGAATCGTGGAATTGATGGCGCAGGGCAAAATCCTGCCGTACCTGGACGTGCCGCTGCAACATGCCTCGCCCCGCATCCTGAAACTGATGCGGCGGCCCGGCGCGGGCAAGCAGCTGGACACCATCCGGCGCTGGCGCACCATCTGCCCCGAACTGACCATCCGCAGCACCTTTATCGTGGGCTTCCCTGGCGAGACGGAGGAAGAGTTCCAGGAATTGCTGACCTTCCTGGAGGACGCGAGGCTGGACCGTGTGGGCGCCTTCGCCTACTCGGACGTGGAGGAAGCCGACGCCAACGCGCTGCCGGATCCCGTGCCAGACGACGTGAAACAGGATCGCCTCGCCCGCTTCATGGAGGTGGCCCAGCGCATCAGCACCGAGCGTCTGGCCGAGAAGGTGGGGCGCGTGATGGACGTGATCATCGACGAGTTCAACGACGACGAAGACGATGCGCCGGGAACACGTCTGATCGGACGGACCAAGGGCGACGCTCCTGGCATTGATGGGCAGGTCTACCTGTTCGCAGGCGACTTCGCGGGTCAGATTAAAATTGGCGATATCGTGCGCGTCCGGATTGAGGACAGCGACGAATACGATCTGTTCGGGGAAGTGGTGGAACGCCCCGAGTGGAAGCCGAATGTGCCACAGTTGGGGCATTTCGGGGGGCATCACTGA
- a CDS encoding nitronate monooxygenase, producing MTQTPTATTSTIPAPRTPALPQIIQGGMGVGISHWELAKAVSRIGQLGIVSCTGIDNVLVRRLQDGDEGGHVRRALAAYPNQERAEKVIRMYFLEGGRAPGQSYRRVPLPTVTKHGAAWELGVMGSFVEVFLAREGHDNPVGVNLLTKLQLHTVPALYGAMLAGADVVIMGAGIPREIPGVLDAFAAGGQASIKLDVKGGEAAVLTFDPTEYGLERRELKRPKFYPIVTSHILAGVLMKKASGSVEGFVIEGPTAGGHNAPPRGNPTFDESGQPIYGERDIADLDEMKKLGLPFWLAGSRATPEALQEALARGAAGIQVGTLFAYCADSGLRDDLREQVHGLTKEGGVDVYTDPLASPTGFPFKVVQLSDTLASPELYAARPRVCDIGYLREAYAAEDGKTGLRCAAEPVDAYLSKGGKIEDTVGRKCLCNALMTDAGYAQVQKGGYVEDSLMTSGDSLNDIAAWPLGYRAEDVVEFLLGRYTPGA from the coding sequence ATGACGCAAACTCCCACAGCAACCACTTCCACCATTCCTGCTCCCCGCACTCCCGCGCTGCCGCAGATCATTCAGGGCGGCATGGGCGTGGGCATCTCGCACTGGGAGCTGGCGAAGGCCGTTTCCCGGATCGGGCAGCTGGGGATCGTGTCCTGCACCGGCATCGACAACGTGCTGGTGCGACGCCTGCAGGACGGGGATGAGGGCGGCCACGTGCGCCGCGCCCTGGCCGCCTACCCCAACCAGGAGCGCGCCGAGAAGGTTATCAGGATGTACTTCCTGGAAGGCGGGCGCGCCCCCGGCCAGTCGTACCGCCGTGTGCCTCTACCCACCGTAACCAAGCACGGCGCGGCCTGGGAGCTGGGTGTGATGGGCAGCTTCGTCGAGGTGTTCCTGGCGCGCGAGGGGCATGACAATCCAGTGGGCGTCAACCTGCTCACCAAGCTGCAACTGCACACTGTCCCGGCCCTCTACGGCGCGATGCTGGCCGGAGCCGACGTCGTGATCATGGGTGCGGGCATTCCGCGTGAGATTCCAGGCGTTCTGGACGCCTTCGCGGCGGGGGGGCAGGCCTCGATCAAGCTAGACGTCAAGGGCGGGGAAGCGGCCGTTCTCACCTTCGATCCCACCGAATACGGACTGGAGCGGCGCGAGTTGAAGCGCCCGAAGTTCTACCCCATTGTCACCTCGCACATTCTGGCAGGGGTGCTGATGAAGAAGGCCAGCGGTTCGGTAGAGGGTTTCGTGATCGAGGGTCCCACCGCCGGGGGCCACAATGCGCCGCCACGCGGGAATCCCACGTTCGACGAGTCCGGCCAGCCGATCTACGGCGAGCGCGACATCGCCGATCTGGATGAGATGAAAAAGCTCGGCCTGCCGTTCTGGCTGGCGGGCAGTCGAGCCACCCCCGAAGCCTTGCAGGAAGCGCTGGCGCGCGGCGCAGCGGGCATTCAGGTGGGCACGCTATTCGCGTACTGCGCCGACAGCGGTCTGCGCGACGACCTACGGGAGCAGGTTCATGGGCTGACGAAGGAGGGTGGGGTGGACGTCTACACCGATCCCCTGGCCTCCCCTACCGGATTCCCGTTCAAGGTGGTGCAGCTGAGTGATACCCTGGCCAGCCCCGAGTTGTACGCGGCGCGCCCACGCGTGTGCGACATCGGCTACCTGCGTGAAGCCTACGCCGCCGAGGACGGCAAAACGGGGCTGCGCTGCGCCGCCGAACCCGTGGATGCCTATCTGTCCAAGGGGGGCAAAATTGAGGACACCGTGGGCCGCAAATGCCTGTGCAACGCCCTGATGACCGACGCCGGATACGCTCAGGTACAGAAGGGCGGGTACGTGGAAGATTCACTGATGACCAGCGGCGACAGCCTGAATGACATCGCCGCGTGGCCGCTTGGGTACCGGGCAGAGGATGTCGTCGAGTTCCTGCTGGGGCGCTATACGCCGGGAGCATAG
- a CDS encoding prepilin peptidase codes for MSLDVLLVVFAGLFGLLVGSFSNVLIWRLPRGENIAFPPSHCPHCDHGLSPRDLVPLFSWLSLGGKCRYCRAPIKTRYPIVEALTGLGYATIALLFPIATYGAGSLGLMLLFTLLLVGSAIDLDTYTIPDELTLPGVALGLLFGFFNGRNGVEGLPDLAGAVNGALLGAGLLVAINQFGSWVLRRFRERQYPEFPVGFQQISVGLLAGAWLGPWWGAGVGLLSAVVNAVSRRVVRVPEALTLGGLLLSVVVGSAGIGPGLILMVQGSLAAAGAVSLVAGVYWWFKHRQGAEADGADEQYDASAMGFGDVKLAAVIGAFLGWERLLVALVVAVFAGAIIGVFQLARKSENRVKFGPFLAFGALVALIWGASIVQGYRGMLGL; via the coding sequence GTGAGCCTTGACGTGTTGCTGGTGGTCTTCGCTGGTCTGTTCGGCCTGCTGGTGGGATCGTTTTCCAATGTGCTGATCTGGCGGCTGCCGCGCGGCGAGAACATCGCCTTTCCGCCCAGCCACTGCCCCCACTGTGACCACGGCCTCAGCCCGCGCGATCTGGTGCCTCTGTTTTCCTGGCTGTCGCTGGGAGGCAAGTGCCGCTATTGCCGCGCGCCGATCAAAACCCGCTATCCGATCGTGGAGGCGCTGACCGGACTGGGCTATGCCACCATCGCCCTGCTGTTTCCCATTGCCACCTACGGCGCGGGCAGCCTGGGGTTGATGCTGCTGTTCACGCTGCTGCTGGTGGGCAGTGCGATTGACCTGGACACCTACACCATCCCCGACGAACTGACCCTGCCGGGCGTCGCGCTGGGCCTGCTTTTCGGCTTTTTCAATGGACGGAACGGTGTGGAGGGGCTGCCTGATCTGGCGGGAGCGGTCAACGGCGCCCTGCTGGGCGCGGGCTTGCTCGTCGCCATCAACCAGTTCGGCTCGTGGGTGCTGCGCCGATTCCGCGAGCGGCAGTATCCGGAATTTCCTGTCGGTTTTCAGCAGATCAGTGTTGGGCTGCTGGCGGGCGCCTGGCTGGGGCCGTGGTGGGGTGCGGGCGTGGGCCTGCTGTCGGCGGTGGTCAATGCGGTCAGCCGGCGCGTCGTCCGCGTACCGGAGGCCCTGACCCTGGGTGGCCTGTTGCTGAGCGTGGTGGTGGGCAGTGCGGGCATCGGTCCCGGCCTGATTCTAATGGTGCAGGGTTCGCTGGCGGCGGCAGGGGCAGTGTCCCTGGTGGCTGGCGTGTATTGGTGGTTCAAGCACCGGCAGGGAGCAGAGGCCGACGGCGCAGACGAGCAGTACGATGCCAGCGCGATGGGCTTCGGCGACGTGAAGCTGGCCGCCGTGATCGGCGCGTTTCTGGGTTGGGAGCGGCTCCTGGTGGCGCTGGTGGTGGCTGTCTTCGCCGGGGCGATCATTGGCGTGTTTCAGCTGGCCCGCAAAAGCGAGAACCGCGTCAAATTCGGTCCTTTTCTGGCCTTCGGCGCACTGGTGGCGCTGATCTGGGGCGCAAGCATCGTGCAGGGCTACCGGGGAATGCTGGGACTGTAA
- a CDS encoding superoxide dismutase has protein sequence MKSILMLPALAVALSACTMMSGNMMSYTLTKQPAGMALNSSGTVTPTTSGTMVMTTAKVMGLAPSTYYVAHYHVMGTMSTDPCASGGAPILASKIVGQTDATGMLSLSGSVEKSAIMDAKYFNIHTATGPDGTPADAGVACTPIDVAMLK, from the coding sequence ATGAAAAGTATTCTGATGCTGCCCGCCCTGGCCGTTGCCCTCAGCGCCTGCACCATGATGTCGGGCAACATGATGTCCTACACACTGACCAAGCAGCCTGCCGGGATGGCGCTGAACTCCAGCGGCACGGTCACGCCCACGACGAGCGGCACCATGGTCATGACCACCGCCAAAGTAATGGGCTTGGCCCCCAGCACCTATTACGTGGCCCACTACCACGTAATGGGCACCATGAGCACCGATCCCTGCGCCAGCGGCGGCGCCCCCATCCTGGCCAGCAAGATCGTGGGCCAGACCGACGCTACCGGCATGCTCAGCCTGTCCGGCAGCGTCGAGAAGTCGGCCATCATGGACGCCAAGTACTTCAACATTCACACGGCCACTGGCCCGGATGGCACCCCGGCAGATGCAGGTGTGGCCTGCACGCCCATTGACGTTGCCATGCTGAAGTGA
- a CDS encoding aldehyde dehydrogenase family protein has protein sequence MTATAPLPVVPQPSEIDLRRLFQTQRDWRWRAAQTGAAERQAILRRLHDAIRGGRMALADALALDLGKSRAEAEITEIHPVLEELQFVIRRLPRWMAPRRVSTPLMLAGAHSEVQLQARGVTLILSPWNYPVNLALSPLVASLAAGNTVVLKPSEKAPNVSRVLRELLERVFEPRLVAVVQGDGAVAHTLTTLPFDHIFFTGSGEIGRKVMAAAAQNLSSVTLELGGKSPAIVHPSAELKTAAERVAWGKLLNAGQTCVAPDYVLLPENMRDAFVLEVDAVIARRYGDRAWLRAGPDYGRMVDAASVERLQKLTARSVEGGARVALGGEFDPPSRFISPTVVTDVTPGMPLMGEELFGPVLPVLTYRSFEEALALVRQLDPPLALYLFAEDEGAIEQVKQETTSGGMVVNGAVIHLTNPHLPFGGVGPSGMGNYHGEHGFRTFSHERAILREPRPSPVRLMYPPYGRPLPRLTAWALRLLERQAGPRE, from the coding sequence ATGACTGCCACTGCACCTCTGCCCGTCGTGCCACAACCTTCCGAAATCGATCTACGCCGCCTGTTCCAGACTCAGCGGGACTGGCGCTGGCGAGCCGCGCAGACAGGCGCTGCCGAGCGTCAGGCGATCTTGCGGCGGCTTCACGACGCGATCAGGGGGGGGCGAATGGCACTGGCCGACGCCCTGGCCCTTGACCTGGGCAAGAGCCGCGCCGAGGCCGAGATCACCGAGATTCATCCGGTGCTCGAAGAGTTGCAGTTCGTTATCCGCCGCCTGCCGCGCTGGATGGCGCCGCGCCGGGTCAGCACCCCACTGATGCTGGCCGGAGCACACAGCGAGGTGCAGCTTCAGGCCCGCGGGGTCACCCTGATCCTCAGCCCCTGGAATTACCCGGTCAATCTGGCGCTCTCGCCGCTGGTCGCCAGTCTGGCGGCGGGCAATACGGTGGTGCTCAAGCCCAGCGAGAAGGCCCCGAACGTTTCACGCGTCCTCCGGGAACTGCTGGAGCGTGTCTTCGAGCCACGACTGGTGGCGGTGGTCCAGGGTGATGGCGCGGTGGCCCATACCCTGACCACGCTGCCCTTTGACCATATTTTCTTCACGGGCAGCGGTGAGATTGGGCGCAAGGTGATGGCCGCCGCTGCGCAGAACCTGAGCAGCGTGACCTTGGAACTGGGCGGCAAGTCTCCCGCCATCGTGCATCCCAGCGCGGAATTGAAGACGGCAGCCGAACGCGTTGCCTGGGGCAAACTGCTCAATGCTGGGCAGACCTGCGTGGCCCCTGATTACGTGTTGCTGCCGGAAAACATGCGCGACGCCTTTGTGCTGGAGGTGGACGCGGTGATCGCCCGCCGTTACGGGGACCGCGCGTGGCTGCGTGCTGGCCCCGATTACGGACGCATGGTGGACGCGGCCAGTGTCGAGCGTCTCCAGAAGCTGACGGCCCGCAGCGTTGAGGGGGGCGCCCGGGTGGCACTGGGCGGCGAGTTCGATCCGCCGTCGCGCTTCATCTCACCCACCGTAGTCACGGACGTGACGCCCGGGATGCCATTGATGGGCGAGGAGTTGTTTGGCCCGGTGCTGCCGGTGCTGACCTACCGCAGCTTTGAAGAAGCGCTGGCGCTCGTGCGTCAGCTGGACCCCCCGCTTGCCCTATACCTGTTCGCCGAGGACGAGGGGGCCATTGAACAGGTCAAGCAGGAGACCACCAGCGGCGGCATGGTGGTTAACGGGGCGGTCATTCACCTGACCAATCCGCACTTGCCTTTCGGCGGCGTGGGTCCCAGCGGCATGGGCAACTACCATGGCGAACACGGTTTCCGGACCTTCAGTCACGAGCGCGCCATCCTGCGTGAACCACGCCCGTCTCCAGTGCGGCTGATGTACCCGCCGTATGGCCGCCCGCTGCCGCGGCTGACTGCCTGGGCCCTCCGGTTGCTGGAACGTCAGGCTGGGCCGCGCGAGTAG
- the mobA gene encoding molybdenum cofactor guanylyltransferase, with translation MTGTFADWDFTAVITAGGRSSRFGSDKALALLRGKPLLRHVADSLRACPTRLLIAPAGKYALSGWKVIPDTRPGEGPLAGLEAGLRHAPTEWLAFTGVDLLGLTPGFWAALAQARSPAVRAVLPLDRMGRPQPLAGLYRRDLLGHVTDLLDRGERRLRLAAPSEHCVCVSLAGLSSALRNVNSPDDLAALVAETASPSKQ, from the coding sequence GTGACCGGCACTTTTGCAGACTGGGATTTCACGGCGGTCATCACCGCCGGGGGACGGTCCAGCCGTTTCGGCTCGGACAAGGCGCTGGCCCTCCTGCGCGGGAAGCCTCTGTTGAGGCACGTCGCCGACAGTCTGCGGGCATGTCCCACCCGCCTGCTGATCGCGCCCGCCGGCAAGTACGCCCTGTCGGGCTGGAAGGTCATCCCTGATACCCGGCCCGGAGAGGGGCCGCTCGCCGGGTTGGAAGCGGGCCTGCGCCACGCGCCGACAGAATGGCTGGCGTTTACAGGAGTCGACCTGCTAGGGCTGACCCCCGGGTTCTGGGCAGCGTTGGCCCAGGCCCGCTCGCCAGCCGTCCGGGCAGTTCTGCCCCTTGACAGGATGGGCCGCCCACAACCGTTGGCGGGGTTGTACCGCCGCGATCTGCTCGGGCACGTCACGGATCTGCTGGACAGGGGTGAACGTCGCTTGCGGCTCGCCGCGCCTTCCGAGCACTGCGTGTGCGTTTCCCTGGCAGGCCTATCCTCCGCCTTGAGGAACGTAAACTCTCCAGATGATCTGGCCGCTCTCGTTGCGGAAACCGCCAGTCCGTCAAAACAATAA
- the ftsZ gene encoding cell division protein FtsZ codes for MQAARIRVIGLGGAGNNAVNRMIESGLEGVEFIAGNTDAQVLAKSHAEIRIQLGDRLTRGLGAGADPDVGEKAALEDREHIKEYLGGTDMLFITAGMGGGTGTGSAPVVAQIAREMGILTVAIVTRPFRFEGPKRLRIAEEGISKLADAVDGMIVVDNEKLLTAVDKKVSFREAFLIADRVLYYGVKGISDVINVEGMINLDFADVRNLLSNSGTVLMGIGAGRGEKVSEEAAMSAIHSPLLERGIQGARRILVNVTGSYDLSMTDANEIVEKIREATGFEDPDILFGITPDEAAGDEVRVTVIATGFNETPMSIASGNARGSVIDNIVRPIRGSGSSYDPKDYDIPAFLRNVERE; via the coding sequence ATGCAAGCGGCCAGAATTCGCGTGATCGGCTTGGGCGGGGCAGGCAACAATGCTGTCAACCGCATGATTGAATCGGGACTCGAGGGCGTGGAGTTCATCGCCGGGAACACAGACGCCCAGGTGCTGGCCAAGAGCCACGCCGAGATCCGCATTCAGCTGGGTGACCGACTGACCCGCGGGCTGGGTGCGGGTGCGGACCCGGACGTGGGCGAGAAGGCCGCCCTGGAAGACCGCGAGCACATCAAGGAATACCTGGGCGGCACCGACATGCTGTTCATCACGGCGGGCATGGGCGGCGGCACAGGTACCGGCTCCGCTCCGGTGGTGGCCCAGATCGCCCGTGAAATGGGCATTCTGACGGTGGCGATCGTCACGCGCCCCTTCCGCTTTGAAGGACCAAAACGCCTGCGGATCGCCGAGGAAGGCATCAGCAAGCTGGCCGACGCCGTCGACGGTATGATCGTGGTGGACAACGAGAAGCTGCTGACCGCTGTGGACAAAAAAGTGTCCTTCCGCGAGGCCTTCCTGATCGCTGACCGCGTGCTGTACTACGGCGTCAAGGGCATCAGCGACGTGATCAATGTCGAGGGCATGATCAACCTGGACTTCGCGGACGTGCGCAACCTACTGTCCAACAGCGGCACGGTCCTGATGGGCATCGGCGCGGGCCGGGGCGAGAAGGTCTCTGAGGAGGCCGCCATGAGCGCCATTCACAGCCCGCTGCTGGAGCGCGGGATTCAGGGTGCGCGCCGGATTCTGGTCAACGTAACGGGCAGCTACGACCTGAGCATGACCGACGCCAACGAGATTGTCGAGAAAATCCGCGAGGCCACCGGTTTCGAGGATCCCGACATTCTGTTCGGCATCACCCCTGACGAGGCGGCGGGCGACGAGGTCCGCGTGACCGTGATCGCCACCGGCTTCAACGAGACCCCCATGAGCATCGCTAGCGGCAATGCCCGTGGCAGCGTCATCGACAATATCGTCCGCCCGATCCGGGGCAGCGGCAGCAGTTACGATCCCAAGGACTACGATATCCCGGCCTTCCTGCGGAACGTCGAGCGCGAATAA